The following are from one region of the Acidobacteriota bacterium genome:
- the aceB gene encoding malate synthase A, producing MHTSSDKSGDKSAGVVANAPEAIGKLVAEGIECVWPPIEKATDKACAAFAEILTPNALRFVADLERKFGARRRELLARRVERQRALDAGQFPDFLPETKSIRDAAWTVTPAPADLQDRRVEITGPVDRKMVINALNSGAKVFMADLEDAHAPTWEATIQGQANLRDAVCGSIEFTNPDGAVYKLKPTVATLLVRPRGWHLTEKHIQVDGQAMSASLCDFGLYFFHNAKARLERGTAPYFYLPKLESHLEARLWNDVFIHAQRELGIAQGTIKATVLIETILAAFEMDEILYELREHSTGLNCGRWDYIFSFIKKFKKHPAFVLPDRAQVSMTRHFLRSYSLLVIKTCHRRGAHAIGGMAAQIPIKNDVEANAQAIAKVYDDKEREAADGHDGTWVAHPGLVPVALEVFNQEMPVANQVSRQRDDVQVSAADLLKVPRGTITESGLRTNLRVGVQYLEAWLRGAGCVPLYNLMEDAATAEISRAQVWQWIRHAAKLPDGRVITREMARKMLDEEMAQFRAALGADRYATSKFTLARELFEQISTQDEFVPFLTLPAYEHLD from the coding sequence ATGCACACTTCATCAGACAAGTCGGGGGACAAGTCGGCCGGAGTGGTCGCGAACGCGCCGGAGGCCATTGGCAAGCTGGTCGCGGAAGGCATTGAATGCGTCTGGCCACCAATAGAGAAGGCGACGGACAAAGCCTGCGCAGCCTTCGCCGAGATACTCACGCCGAATGCGCTGCGCTTCGTGGCCGACCTCGAACGCAAGTTCGGCGCGCGGCGGCGCGAGTTGCTGGCGCGTCGCGTCGAGCGGCAGCGCGCGCTCGATGCCGGGCAGTTTCCTGATTTTCTTCCCGAAACAAAATCCATTCGCGATGCCGCATGGACCGTGACGCCCGCGCCGGCCGATTTACAGGACCGCCGCGTGGAGATTACCGGGCCGGTGGATCGCAAGATGGTGATCAACGCGCTGAACTCCGGCGCGAAGGTCTTCATGGCGGACTTGGAGGATGCGCACGCGCCGACGTGGGAAGCGACCATTCAAGGTCAGGCGAATCTGCGCGACGCCGTGTGCGGCAGCATCGAGTTTACGAACCCGGATGGCGCGGTGTACAAGCTGAAGCCGACGGTCGCCACGCTGCTGGTAAGGCCGCGCGGCTGGCATCTGACCGAGAAGCACATCCAGGTGGATGGGCAGGCGATGTCGGCGTCTCTGTGCGACTTCGGCCTCTACTTCTTCCACAATGCCAAGGCTCGGCTGGAGCGCGGGACGGCACCCTATTTCTACCTGCCGAAGCTGGAGAGCCACCTCGAGGCGCGGCTGTGGAACGATGTGTTCATCCACGCGCAGCGCGAGCTGGGCATCGCGCAGGGGACCATCAAGGCGACGGTGCTGATCGAGACCATTCTCGCCGCGTTCGAGATGGACGAAATACTTTACGAGTTGCGCGAGCACTCCACTGGGCTGAACTGCGGGCGCTGGGATTACATCTTTTCGTTCATCAAGAAATTTAAAAAACACCCCGCGTTCGTGCTGCCGGATCGCGCTCAGGTGTCCATGACGCGGCACTTCCTGCGCAGCTATTCGCTGCTGGTCATCAAGACGTGCCACCGCCGCGGGGCGCACGCCATCGGCGGCATGGCCGCGCAAATTCCCATTAAGAACGATGTGGAGGCCAATGCGCAGGCCATCGCCAAAGTGTATGACGACAAGGAGCGCGAGGCCGCCGACGGCCACGACGGGACATGGGTCGCGCATCCGGGGCTGGTGCCGGTGGCGCTGGAAGTGTTCAATCAGGAGATGCCCGTCGCCAATCAGGTGAGCCGCCAGCGCGATGATGTGCAGGTAAGCGCGGCGGACTTGCTGAAAGTTCCGCGCGGGACCATCACCGAATCAGGTCTGCGCACGAATTTGCGCGTCGGCGTGCAATATCTGGAGGCGTGGCTGCGCGGCGCGGGCTGCGTGCCGCTCTATAACTTAATGGAAGACGCGGCCACGGCGGAGATTTCGCGCGCGCAAGTGTGGCAGTGGATTCGCCACGCCGCGAAGCTGCCGGACGGGCGCGTCATCACGCGGGAGATGGCGCGCAAGATGCTGGACGAGGAGATGGCGCAGTTTCGCGCCGCGCTCGGCGCAGATCGCTACGCGACCAGCAAGTTCACGTTGGCGCGTGAGTTATTCGAGCAGATCAGCACGCAGGATGAGTTCGTGCCGTTCCTGACGCTGCCGGCCTATGAGCATCTGGACTAA